The stretch of DNA gggagcgGGGTGTCCCCGCCGCCCCGTTGTGCCTTCACCCCCCAGGTGCGCCTTCAGCTGCGTCCAGCGGAGACAAAGGCACGGCGAGCGCAGGAAGTGAAAACCAATTCCctgagagaggaagaaaaaaaaaaaatcaagtcactCCCTTGCATACTGAATTGCGtaagaggaaggggaggagagacAAGCTGATACGATCTTCTGCTCCCCTTGGAACGGAGCCGAGAGCGATTCTCTCGCTCCCGTAGGTGCGAGGGCAGGCAGTCCAGACGAGCATCCCACCTGCTGGGTGCTAGTTGCACCCCCGTGCTAAGGATGCTTCAAAGGAACTGAAAGCCAGGAAGCAGGCAATCTGTGTCCTGTGGCAGTCGCCCTTGTGCTCCGGTGTGGTCAGTGGCCCGGAGCACCATTAGCCCGTGTCTCGCTAACCCAAACGAGTCAGCCTTGCAGCCCTATCTGCAGTGCCCACCGCCGTTGCTACTGCAAGAGGTTTTGTGCTCAGTGCAGACATCCCGAAATAATGAATTCCCTGCTCTTGGgacactatttttttttttttcagtgaaagcacTTGGGATCATACTTGGAGGCTGCCTGAGTGGCAGGACCCCTGCTACCACAGCAGCGAAATTTTAAGTAATCACCCCCCACTGATGAGCAGCATTTCACTGTTCTCCTCAATCTCATATAGGTTAGCTACAGTTCATTTGTAGTGCCCTTGCCTTGGAGGACTGTGCTGTTTGGGGTCATGGGAATACAAAGGCTGCCTATCCATGTATTTTCCCCCTTTGTGCTTCTACTTGCAGATCCACGATCAAATTCCTCTGTTCAACACATACACCTGTGTCATCCACACCCTCTGTCTGTAAACAGTCCTAATACCCCTGGGCAAACTGCTCTTACCCCTCTGTCATTGTGCTTAGGAAAGCTGGGAGTGTTGGTAATTTGCTTGGACATtatttataatgaaatatttcatcacTTAAAATAACAACACCAAATCTGAGATGGCATTTTGTGGTATGTCTTTGGAAAGAGGTGGTGAGCAGCAGTTATGTATCAAACAGCAATTGGCTTTGTGGTTTGGGGGACCATTCTGGCGTCCAGCATTTCAAttcttgctgtttctttctgtaCCTCTGATCCAGCCTTTTACATCCTCAAAGGATACTTGAGAGTCCTTAGAGACATGTTTCCTGTCTCCTGGCTGTCACAAGCACCATGGGAAGATAATATTGTgggaatattatttttccatacCTCTCATGACTTTCTATGGCTTGATGTTGACATTTGTATAGTACTGACATCTGTTAGGAAAAGGGGATTGCTTTGATCTGGCAGTGGTAAagtataaaaaaaccccttgaaaaTGGATAGGAGGAAACATGCATGTCTGCAGAGTAAAGAGATGTTTGATTTCCTCACTGGATTTATGAATCTTTGTCAGGAGAAGCATGGGTGTCTCCCACTCCATTTCCAAATCAGGTCTTTTGGACCTGCCTGCAGACCATGCAAGCAGTAAAGGGGGAGCTGACCACTTAAATATatgcaggagaaataaaaatgacaacaaGGTTGTCTCATTCTTCTGTTCTGCACTGCCTGAGATGTTCTGCTGGGAGCTCTCTCTTGTATTTAACctggaagagatttttcctgGATAAATATTCAAAGCCTTCAGAGTGGAGCCAGGTGAGGCTCAGTGCAGTTTCCTgacacaggagcagggagctcagggagcagctgaCCCCACAGCAAACCAATGACTGTGTTTGGATATCCACACTGGCAGAATTGTGCCTAAACACTGCAGTTTAGTATTTTTGTCTCACTGGCAATAACTAAATCTGCCTCAGCAGTAGTGTTGTGTTACAAAATCTGTCACAGTTTTCCTGCAAACCTGAGGGACATGATGTCTCTTTTGCTTGTGCCTAGCAATATAAGAGTAACATAATTCCTgcagacacagagctgggaggatTCATTGATTGGCATCTCTAATGTCTCCccccactttaaaaaaaaaaattatgaaaggaTGAGCCCCTTCATAAAAGGATGAAGCCTAGCCTTTAGAATAGGGGTTCTTAATGGCTTTTACTATCAGCAGAAGGCTGTGCTAAATTCTGCTGCAAGGTTTTCTGCTGTTTACCCTAACTGTCTCTACAGTCACTTTATACTTTTATAAAACGTTATAGTTTTATTCAGTATATTCAGTAAAGGTAGCACAGTTTCTAAAAATGCCCAGTTTATTCTGGAGGGATTCAGTAATTAAAATCTTAATTGAGATTGTGCTCAAGATCAAGGATTTCTACTCGGAACCTCTCTCTGTGGTAGCAGCTCTTCTTCCAACTTGGTAACTcaatttttcctctcctaaCCTTGAAATCCCATTACAGCCCTCATCTTCTGCAAAATGAATAAATTCCCACGGCTTCAGCTGAGACATGTATTATTCATGTTAGTGTGAAGGGAAAGTAGGGTGTGTGATTTTATGACTTGGGAGTGTTTTTAAGGGGTCCTGAAACAGTGAGTCATTGTTAACTTTTGTCTGTCTTTGAAGCGTCTGCTCTCAGTCTGGAAATAACCATTCCGAGGATGACTCAGGGGGTAAACCACGCCATAGTTTAATATTTGACTAAGATTAAAAGAGGTCTTAGACATGCATGCCTTGTAACAAATGCAGTGCAGGAGCCTCCATCACCTGCCTTCTTTCTATGTGATTGCTCTTGAGATCACAGCACCTGTTGGCAACCGGATGCCCACCTTCCAGGAGGAAGTGACTccaacaggcagaaaaatcaggaaaacttGATTCAGGTTCCCCTTTGCCTcgctgcacagcccagctccacgGCATCACCATCTGCAATGACTTCCTCACAGCAGCCTGTCCCACCGGCTGCTGCAGGCAAATCcattctgctgtgttttacCTGGGAACCGCTCCGTGTGTAATTAACACTTGGGAGACaggtttgcttgcttgttttgttgCATTTGCCTCAGGTTAAACCTCCTGGTGTGGTTTAGGGGTGAGATCCGGATGCAAGTGACGGCACAAAGATGTGGCAAAGGAAGGAGACAGGAAGGGATCTCATCAGGCTATGACTAACCACTGGTCCTGCGGaacaaagcaggagaaaggatGACACGCTGCTGAGTCCTCCTAAGAGCCATTTCCACTGCATCGAGGTAGCTTTGGGGAAGGGAGTTACAATGAGGGTATATTGTTTCTTTGTGGATGTTCTTGTCTACAGTTTCATGGcgctggtttttattttaatgttgcTGGTCAAGGTAAACCCTTAAGggcaggagcactgggaaaagaagaagggaaaacagtGTCTAGACTGGTTACAGAATAAAGTATCATTTTTGTCCTGTCTGTGCTAGGCTTCTACAGGGAGATAGGTCAGGAAATGTGAAGCAAAGAATCTTCAATTTGCAGGAACAACAATAAACTTACAATTCCCACTGAAGTTCCCACAGACAACTTGATCTGTTCTTCATAGCACCTGTGAGTGGAATAGGATTTGTCATAGGGCTCCCTATAGACTCTCCTTCTCCATTACTTCCTACAGCAACTACATCCCCACAAATCTTCTTTCAACACCTTCAGGCCAGCTGCTAGTGCCTCCTGGGAAAGTCTGCTCTCCGCTCTGCTTGTAGATGGCAATTTCCCTGCAGGTGTGCGTACTACAGTCCCTGCAAATATAACTGTACCCTTTCAGGGCGACTGGGTCATAATAAACTTCTTGGTGCAAGAGCTGTACAGCCTCTGCAAGCCTAAAATGCTGAAAGCAGgctggaaaacaaggaagatCCCCTTCAACTACTCAGCCAGTGCTTTTCTTGTCTCCAACTCTACCATCCAAAGACTTGCTGAAACTTCTGTGCTACATGAAAACATTGATCATGGTATCAGTGCCTCAGGCCTCTTCCTCTAGGAAAAGAGCAGAGTTAATGAGGGAGAGCAATGAACAACATGGGTACGTTTTCAAAGATCcccaaataattattttggtaTCTAATTCATGTTGTCAGCATGACTTAAGTATTCAAGGGGAAGGGGGTCTCTTTCCTCAGTGGAGATGCTTACTCATCCTGCTACCTCCAGGATGTCTGTGGATGGACACAGACAAGGAAAATTGGTGTGCCAAAGGAGTAGGTACAACTATTTCTCATTTACCCTTCTCAACTGCTGATGAGACATTAgcatttttgctttgcttgacTGCCAGTAACAGAGGCCAGAGGGAGGGCAGGTGGGCAAGCCAGTTTGCCTGACCTCTTTATTCCTGAGACCTCTCTATCCTCTGAGACAGTGCCAAACAGTTCAATTTTGGGCCAATCAGTCAAactgggaaatgttttcctctggCATTTGCCATTATTCCTTCTCTGTGCCCTTTCAGTGCCTCATGAAAGGTGAGCCTGTCAGGAGAAAGGAGTAAGACTGATCACTGACACCTGGCTGAAGAATGTAGCGGCCCCTCAGCCTGTGTTGGTGGGAAGGTGGTAGTACTTCTCACATGAAGCTGGAGACTATATGAGCTGGAAATCGCAGTGTGCTTCCCTGAGTCTCCAGGAGCTTAGGGTGAGAGGTGATGTATTCTCCCTCTTCACACTAGAATCCTGGGCCTTTTTCGTTTCCATGCTTCCATGGAGACACTGAGAAATAAGGAAAGTGGATGATGGACATTGAGATGCTGAGTGTACTGGGGTTGCTCACTTAGGGCTCTGGATTTTTTAGATCTCCAGTGCTGGCTACATTCTCTTGTtgcacagtatttttctgtgcCTATTCCTGTTCCCAGGAAGGTCCAAAACCTCTTTACCTTGTGGTGTCACTGTAGTATTGATATAGTCACCTCTGCTGACTTCTCTGGTTTAATTTGTGTTAACTATCACGTTTGCAACCACAGGGAAAGGGATAATTTTCTAAAGCAGGTGGAGAGTGGCTTCTGCTGTCTTGAAGGGAAATGTTCCTCTCTCAGCTGGGACTCAAGGGAAAGGGGCCAACCTGGTTCTGTGGAAAGATGAGCTGAGGCCCTGCTGAATTATTAAGAACACACCACAGTCATCAGctcaggaagaaagagaaaagcaccAGCATAGGTCACAGGTGTGGGATGGAGATTACTAGCTTCAAGAACAGAGGAGTGTAACTGAATCTGACTCATGGCCTTGGATGCTCTGTTGCCTGGATCAGTGTCACAGCAGCTTGGCACTATGATGCCTGTGCTCATTGGTTTGGTGGCCCTTTCTGGCACCATAGAGAGTCATAGAAGTCCAGCTCCACAGTACTGAGTCCTCCCCTCCTTTCAGAGGCACCTCACTTTTAGGGTAGGCCTGGAGGATCAGCAACCCCAGGTCACCCACATGGAGATGGAGGCATAGTGTTTCTTTCAGTCTAACAATTCAAATGTGTTGGCCATGTTTAAACCCCCTTTATTCATCAACATAAATGATATGCAGATTTGCAGAGGATATGATCACAAGCAGCTATAGCAGGAGGTCCATTGGAGCTTACGTGTGCACAGCTCTTGTGAAAAAACAGGTTGTCTGATTAGATGACTTACTTGCCCAAGTATGTGTGTTCACTCCAGAAATTGTGGTCCAGGTTATATGCTTGAGGCTATAGGGAGAGATAACTAGGTTGAAAATAATATACCATCTCCCAGCCATGCCTGAGATCTCTGAGATCCTGTCCAAATAAAATGGTGAATGTCTTTCTGTCCCTTTGGCCACGTGAATCTGCTCTGATGCAAGCAAAGGACAGGATGGGGTGAGGCACTGCAAAGGAAGTCTTGAAGCTGCTTCTTGTTTGGTGGCAGCTGGCATTTACTAGCACTGGCAGGTGGCTGGTGCACCTGTAGGAGATGCTGCCTCATTCAAGGGGACAATATCCCTTATCTTGAATGAGGCACCCAGTCCTGTGCCTGCAGGAACTTCTACCACACCCTCGAGGACGGATCTTGCCCTGGATttgcttcttcctctttctttaatCATAGATTAAAATAGTTTATTACTGGAGGAGGCCTGCTTCATCAGTAAACATTTGTTTCTATGTTGCCACCTTCTTATTACAAAGAATTCATGACAAGGCTGATATAAGCCAAAGCAGTATGATGAACATCCTGTAATCTGGCTCATTTTGGCTTACAGCTTTCCTGAGAGGGCCTCTGACATCATCCTCTGAACGTCTTGTTCAGCTGTAGGGTGGCACTGATCGAGCAGCACGAAGGCACAAGGGGCTCATGCCCCTTTTTTGTTACTTTGTGGATAGAGTACAGGCCATGGCGTGACTCTGTTACTCAGAGTACAGCCCTGTGGACCTCTTCAGATGTGGCATCTCAGCTCAAGTGAGGTCACAACTCAACAGTGGTTCAAGCTGTTTGAAGAGCTACTAGAGCAGGTTATGTTCCCTTTTCCCTCATTCTCACAGCTCTCTGTAACTTCTGGATCCTCTGCTTCATAAATTCAGCCATGATGGCAGAATATTAACAGGGCAAAGCCCGTCTTTCATGTAGAGCTTAACTAAACTGCTGAATAGAGTGCACCAGAGTCAGCACAGGGCATGGAAGGGAGGGGCTTCCCTGCCAGCCCTTCAGCCACTGCAGATATTGGGAGTGACTCAGTGATAACAGATAACTTCTCCTTTAAGTCTGGTCCTCTTTCTCTAGTCTTAATGCCAATTCTTTGTAGATTCTTGGGACCAAAGAAGTACAGTTTTCCCCCTGTTTTCCTCGTTCAAATATGTCAGTCCTTGAACATGAAAATAGAGCACTTCTATTTGGAGACGAGAACTTGTCACCTGAGTGTGTGTCCTTTGGTCCAGACTTACCTTGTGAATGTCTGCCCATTTTAGGCCATATTAACCTTTGAAAAGTCAATAGCTGTAAAGGCATTATAAGAAGTTCAATGGGTTTTGCCAGGTTTCCATTAGTTAAGAATCTCTGAAGAATCTGCAGTCACTGAGTATGCAATGAGCCTCtcaacacagatttttctgtgtaacTTTGATCAAAGTAAGGAAGTTTTAGGAGTGAGATTAGAGGGAGGATACAGCCAAGCAGTGAGGAAAAATGGGTAAAGctgctaaaattaaaaagctgacAGTTATCTTCTGATAGGCtgtcagaaaaacagaggagaTAATATCAGTTTCAGGTATACCTTAATACTTCATTCTTCACGTATGTGAAAGCAAGTTGCAGAATTTCCCAtctgaaaatgatttttttttttcccctcacatgAAGGATGAAAAGAGGGGCTGTAATGGCCCTGCTGTTTTTTCTACCACCCTGTGTACAAGATGTTGCTGGCTGGCTGTACCCCCATCCCTCTGGGGACAGAACTGTGGTGGGGGACTGGGCAAGCTTTCCAGAGACCAGCTCCTCTGCAGACTGCCTCATGCTGCCTGGCAGCACctttcagtgggaaaaggaTTGGTtagttgctttttctttggcTTATCTAGCTCTTCGCCTCCAAACAGGAAATACCTTGGCTCCTGGAAGCAGAGGCTTACTTGCTTTTTCCACATGAATCATGAGACTGGGGGTGTTTGATCTGCTTCATGGTGGAGGGTCTCAGCTGGTTTGTCCATGAGGTGGGGCAGCTCCCTGGGTGGGCTGCTGGAGGGCTCTGGGAACAGCTGAATAAAGAGGTGTGACAGTGTCCTGGCACCCTGTAAACACAGCCAGCCTGATTTATGTTCCTCTGAACTGCACTGCTCACACATATCCTTCTAAATGGTATAGGGCAATAATGCTGCAGACCTTTAACCAGTTAGGAATGAACTGCAAGCCAAGCATTGATAATATAGAGTCTGATAGCAGTTTATGATGCCTCAGCAGGTACACCTGTTTACCACGAATACttttctgtgggaaggaggTGGTGCTATATCCCTAGTTAAGCCTTCCCTCGCAGTGCCATCACAtcaaatactgtaatttttagCTAATATGagcacagatattttcttttatcctgGAGGTTCCTTGctcaaataatttcaaattcgTGTCACTGGGATTTCTACAGAAATTtttgagagagctggagaaaaccTACAGAATGCAGAACGAGAAATGTATCTGCTGAGCCCAGCTTTGGGTTGCAGTGTCATTTCCTGACCTACTGCTGTAAAATAGTGGATGAACTGCCTGATTCCACACAGCTTCTTATCTGTGCTGGGTCCAGTGCTTTAGCTGGAAAATGCCAAATATACCATCTCAATGGGAGCTAAACTCTGTAGCTGCATGCAGTTTACTGAGTATGAACTGCAGCAGGATTCAATGCATTATGTATGGATCAGCCCTCTGGAATTGCACATGCATGTAAGCTATGCCTGTAggaaaactgtaatttaaaacCTCCATCTTCCCCACCTCTTGGAGCTGACTTGTGTTAAATATTAACAAACATGGTTCATCAATTCCCTGGTTCACTTGGCTTCTTTTAACAACAGATGTTATTAcaacagctctgcctgcctccctgctcctgtcagCACATCTGATGGTGAAACTCAAGAATCTGTGGCTGTaactctgcctgcagagcctcgctgctgccccagccctgtaGCCACCCCCAACTCTCCCCCTGGGATCACCAATGCCTTCCACCTTTGGTGCCTGTAACTAGCTTGTGCTGGGAGACACTGGTTGCAGAGAGGCTTCAGTtaaaggagacagagaaaaggTGTGAGGGAGCCCAGAGGAACGTGAGTTCCTGCTGtcagaggaggaggtggtgagGATGGCCAGCAACTCCAGTGCTCTGCCCCGGGTGACTTTCCAGACGCCAGAGAAACCTGGGGAGGAATCATCACACAGGAAACTGGGCAAGTTGACCATAAAGTACAACCGCAAAGACCTACAGCGCTGGCTAGACCTGGAGGAATGGATCAAtgcccagctgcaggagctgtacCGATGCCGGGTGAGTAGCTACGGCAAACCAGCCCCTTGCTTGTCAGGTGAATGGGTCTAGAGGCCCTGTGTGCTGGGACAGAGGTTTGCTGGCTCTGCCTCACTGGAAATAGTTCCTCATCACCAACTTTCAGCAGGTATCTCCATGCCCCCTCTGCAGCACTCTCTGACTGGTGTGTCGGCAGGCAGGGAAGCTTGCACTGATGCAATCCAGCTGGCTTTGAGTGGCTGGTGTTGCACCCACTGAGGGGGTGTAGCTATTGCTCAGCATGAGTAGCACAACCTAGAGAGATGTATAAACCCAGGATGCTTCTTGTTGCTGAACTACTTGTGGTGAGTGGCTTTGCAGTGAGCAGTATCCAAGCTAGCTGGGTTAGAGTGATCAGTGTATCCCTGTTCCTCTTTGATGCAGCAGTGAGGGTCTACCAGCTGTTGGAATGAGACACTTCAGAATGTGCTGTATCTGTAACTGCAGTGTCTGGactcactgctggcagcagggaatggaaaaaaacctctttgctCAAATGTAGAGGTCTTATGCCTTCATCTTCACCAATCCCCAGTGCAGTCTCCCTTGCCTGAGCTTCCCTTTGCACCAGTAACAGTCCCTCCCAAattcttcctgcctgcctgagaGCTGCCCCAGTAGGAAAGATCCAGGAGTGCCTACATCCAATACCTGAATGGTACACGTCTTTACTTCAGCTGTTGCATTTTTTCACTGGGTTAGTGACATTCAAGTTCCAGAACTGCCCAGGAATACTGAAATTTTAACCCTGTACTATACATTCTACTCATATATTGTCCTTAGATGCATGACACTTATGCTGGGTGCTTTCAGAAGCAATAGTGCTCTTCTGTGTTTGACACAATCCTTTGGACTGTGGTACAGTAAAAGATTAAAGGCTTTCTGCATTGTACATCATGATCTTAAACCCATTTAAATAGCTTGACTAagggttttgcttttctctctagAGCAGTGGCTGATACAGTAAGAGAACACAGCTTTCCTGACTCACAGAGCATCTCCATCAGTCCATCTTCAACAGATGACACAGATGGGTTTAACAAATTGTGTAAAACAGCTTATTTATGTCCTGGATGGGGATGGACTAAATGAACTGCCAAGCCCTCTCTGTCCTGTTCTCCGTATTTGCACCCCAGCGCAGTGTTAAGCACACTTTTGAGATACAAGGAAATAACAGCTGATGATTGCTTAGAGTCTTCCGCTCTGAGCATCAGCAGTTTCAAATTGCAATCCACAGTGGAAGTGGACATGTTAGAACAGCCCAGGAAAGGTGGGTCTTGTGCCACATTGCCATGATGGTACAGAGAAATTTTTGCCTGCCCAGGCTGATTTTCTGGGCCTGAGAGCTATAGAATGATGTCACCTCCACTGCTGAAGACCCAGACTTCAGGAACTGCTTCTGAGCCTGTCCttattattgttgttgctgttgttttttattattataatcaTTATTATCATCATTTTCTGTGAGACTGTTACCTATTTGGTATTTGTGGGAATGCACCAGATTCTCATGCGATGTTGAGAGATAAAAATagttcatttctgtttcaatttaTGCCTTATGCAaagagcaggcagaaaacaaataTGGAGAAAAGGgtccttccttctgctgcaaatGCATGGCTCCTCTGAAAATGAGTATATTACTGCTTCTGTTCTGTTAATTAACTTTCTTAGATTTCCCAAACATAGCTTGTTTAGTAAAAATGACTAATCTCTTCAAGTTAGTTGTGGATTTCCAGCTGTTATCTACAGCTTATAAAATGATAGTAATAAATTCTCAGCTGTATTTTAGGCCTCTTGATAATGCATTATGAAACATTATACAGTGTACATGGGAACAGAAGGTATCAGCAGACCCAGTCAGGCAGGTGAAATGCAGTGTGTCTGCAAAGTGCTAGTGTGGTAGTCCCTGTGAGTGAAGGCTGCTCAAAAGAGTGGCAGTGACAATATTGCTTCCCAACCATGCCTGCACTGGCATTTAAGGGACTGTCCCTGGAGTTGGTAGCTCAGTTCAGAGATTCCTTTGCTTGACTGTTGAGGTTTGCCAGAGATAAGCAGGGAGAATGGCTGCTGCTTTGATGAACAGAACATCTTGCCCTTTGGAGAATTACTGGATTTTTGgcactttttttctgagacacaCAAGAAGCACTTGGTATGACCAATAACATGACCCAAGATGGGGCTCCCCATGTGCTACTCTTACTTGCTGAAGTCGACAGAGATAGACCTTTACACTTGTAAAGGTGTCAGAAAAACAAGTCAGGTTACGTTatcacttctgtttttcagagaatTAAGAGCTGTTTACTGTCATCAGAGTAGCTGCCCAAaggggatatttttttccctactgcAAAATCCCAGCAGGCACAAGTGAGAAACCCAGCCATGCCCTTAAAGGAACAGATTGCCAGTGGATTGCCTGTGCTAGTATCTCTTCAGCACAACAGATTTCCCTGGTTCCTGATATATTCAGGCCAGCATAAGAGATTTGCTACAAGGAACTACATATCATAATGCTGTGCCAGGTCAGGGACTGTTAATAGGATCTCTTCAAATACATACATGTGCCACAGTAAATTACTTGTAATCACCCTGGTGTCCAGCATGTCCAGCAGGTCatcctgctctcctctgtgcATTGTGACAAGACTATTTAGTTGCCCTGCTTCTTTGGGATTCCTTGGATTCATCAACTTCCATCACATTGTCTCTTTGTTACCTCTTACTTTGCTCCAGATGCCCTTGGCATTGCAATGTTCCTTGGTGTCTTCCAGAGATTCAAATGCCAGCAAGGTTATTTCAAACATCACCTCCTGATAAAGGGAATGCTATGATGTTTACTGTCATGAGGCTTTTTTGCAACAAAACTAAGACTCTGTGATTTTCAAGATGATTCCTTGCCTATGGAAGCCAGAACAGCATCCACACTAGGACTAAAAAGCCACAGGGATTTCGTACCATATCTCACCCTCCCAGCCTACTTAGCTTCTTAACCAGAGATAAAGTCAGACTGGATCAACACCTGTTTTCTAAACAGTCACATGAAAACTATTAATTTTAAGAAGAAACACTGTGTGGGTCACAGTGGAATATATTTAACTCTGGTTTCTTATTTATTGTTAAGTCACCTGTGTATCAAAGCTAAACAAAGGCTTTCTACTTCCTCTCTGGCATGGTACCAGTGACTGCTTGggagaagtttctttttttcctgtaagtaTTGTCTTTATTGTTTAATGTTTTACATACACATCCATAAATGCCACAACCTGGCAATCAGGTACTGTGCTGTTCACCCAGTAACCTTATTCTGCTGATTACTATGCCAAAATATCACTAGTGTTGCATTGTGAAAGATCCATTTTGTAAGTACACTGGAAAAACACAGCCTGCTTTCCTTGTAGAGATATGTGAAGCTAAAATGTGCCTGTGATCAACTTTACAAATGTTTCCAACTAACACCCCCATGGAGTACAAGACTGTTGCTCCAGTCACTAAAACTTGGGGTCCCTCTTACATTAAAGGAGACTATCATATCCCTCTCATGTTTGTTAGAGAAAGCTGGCAAAATATTGTTAGGTCTTTCAACAGTGtaattgtttttctctccattaCTGCAAAAAGCCTTAGTATAAATGCAAAGTATGTGAATGCAATTAGCATAAAAGCATAAAATCTCCTTCTATTATTTAAGCCTCTCTAAGATTAAGCCTGGTGGGGTTCTGTTTGGTGAACTCTTCGTAGAGGAAGGGTGTCACAGGCTGGTGTACATGGCACTGCAGTTTGATATCCTTGAAATGGTCTTCCAGTGATGGGTGATGATCCCTGAGTGTAGTGGTTGGAAAAGATGAAGAATATGTACATCAGGATGTGTGGCTGTAGCAGACACCACAGACGGGCTGGAATCCATGCCCTCATTATAAGAAACTCCCTTTTTTGAGATGATTTATATCTTGACCTCAATTTTGCAGCATAGTTTTATTGTAACTCAGCTGCTTAGATCTTTAAAGATGGTCTCTAGAGTTCTCAGATGTTTGAAGGTTAATTAActctggtgggttttttttctttttagctaaGGGAGgaaacagaggcag from Corvus cornix cornix isolate S_Up_H32 chromosome 5, ASM73873v5, whole genome shotgun sequence encodes:
- the PPP1R14D gene encoding protein phosphatase 1 regulatory subunit 14D, with product MASNSSALPRVTFQTPEKPGEESSHRKLGKLTIKYNRKDLQRWLDLEEWINAQLQELYRCRLREETEAAAPEPQIDLEDLLEVPNEEQKLKLQEILHECSSPTEDFITELLSRLRGLRRVTNPQKK